The genomic stretch CGCGGGGGCGGCCGCAGCGCTCGTCTGACGTCTGAGGTGTGGACCGCGCGCGACGGGGTACTGCACCCACCGTGAGTGACACGACGCAGAAGACCGGAGCCGTCCCGACGATCACGCTCAACGACGGCCGCACCATCCCGCAGCTGGGCTTCGGGGTGTTCCAGGTGCCCCCGGAGGACACCGCCGAGGTGACCGGGCGGGCGATCGAGATCGGCTACCGCCACATCGACACCGCTGAGATGTACGGGAACGAGAAGGGCGTCGGCGAGGCCGTGCGCGCCTCCGGACTCGACCGCGACGAGTTCTTCATCACCAGCAAGCTCAACAACGGCTTCCACCGACCCGACGACGCGCGGGCCGCGTTCTCGACGACGCTGTCCGAGCTGGGGGTGGAGCAGGTCGACCTGTTCCTCATCCACTGGCCGCTGCCCACGCTGTACGACGGCGACTTCCCCGCCACCTGGCGGGTCCTGGAGGAGTTCTACCGCGACGGCCGCGCCCGCTCGATCGGCGTCTCCAACTTCACGCCCCACCAGCTCCGCCGCCTGGCCCGCGAGACGGAGATCACCCCGGCGGTGAACCAGATCGAGGTCCACCCCTACTTCACCAACGACGAGACCCGGGCCTACGGCGTCGACCACCAGATCGCCACCGAGGCCTGGTCGCCCATCGCCCAGGGCCGCGTCCTCGACGACCCCACCATCTCGGAGATCGCCGAGCGCGTCGGGAAGTCGACGGCGCAGGTGACGCTGCGCTGGCACGTCGAGCGCGGCGACATCGTCTTCCCCAAGTCGGTGACCACCGAGCGCATGCAGGCCAACTTCGAGATCTTCGACTTCGAGCTGGCCGACTCCGACGTCGCCGCCATCAGCGCCCTCGACAAGGGCGAGGCCGGCCGCACCGGCCCGAACCCCGAGACGTTCGACTACGTCCCCAGCTGACGCGGCCGACGCGGGTCCGACACCGTGCAGCTCACGAGGTCGGGCCCGCGTCCAGCAGCTCCCAGGTGCGGGCGTGCTGCGCCACCGCGGCGCCGCACGTGAGGCGCTGAGGGCTCTCCACGTGGCGCTGGCGCACCCGCACCGCCAGGGGTGAG from Quadrisphaera setariae encodes the following:
- a CDS encoding aldo/keto reductase, with the translated sequence MSDTTQKTGAVPTITLNDGRTIPQLGFGVFQVPPEDTAEVTGRAIEIGYRHIDTAEMYGNEKGVGEAVRASGLDRDEFFITSKLNNGFHRPDDARAAFSTTLSELGVEQVDLFLIHWPLPTLYDGDFPATWRVLEEFYRDGRARSIGVSNFTPHQLRRLARETEITPAVNQIEVHPYFTNDETRAYGVDHQIATEAWSPIAQGRVLDDPTISEIAERVGKSTAQVTLRWHVERGDIVFPKSVTTERMQANFEIFDFELADSDVAAISALDKGEAGRTGPNPETFDYVPS